The following proteins are encoded in a genomic region of Candidatus Cloacimonadota bacterium:
- a CDS encoding S24 family peptidase yields MYVSAPWEPKPESNTKSKVEVVSAKSKLTDCTDSTYSRTILLPVVAEISVEMPAEVTENFEHDNFVELPRIYLKDKIDNYMVFRVNGQSMEPQIMHNDIVVIQRKDNWSNTDGSVCAVRLNDGITLKRIQFDHQRHQVLAHPFNADYRVPGSRFNEGRRYLADWDYGDAAEDGVIHC; encoded by the coding sequence ATGTATGTGAGCGCTCCCTGGGAACCCAAACCTGAGAGCAACACCAAGTCCAAGGTCGAGGTGGTGTCAGCCAAGAGCAAGCTAACAGATTGCACAGATAGCACTTACAGTCGCACAATTTTACTTCCGGTAGTGGCAGAAATTTCTGTCGAAATGCCAGCGGAAGTCACCGAAAATTTTGAACATGACAATTTCGTAGAATTACCGCGGATATACCTCAAGGACAAGATCGATAACTATATGGTCTTCCGGGTAAATGGGCAGAGCATGGAGCCTCAGATCATGCACAATGATATAGTGGTGATCCAAAGAAAAGATAACTGGAGCAATACTGATGGCTCAGTCTGCGCTGTCAGATTGAACGATGGCATCACCCTCAAACGCATCCAGTTCGATCACCAACGCCATCAGGTGCTGGCCCATCCCTTCAATGCAGATTATCGGGTCCCTGGTAGTAGATTCAATGAAGGGAGACGATATCTCGCTGATTGGGACTATGGTGATGCAGCTGAGGATGGGGTGATTCACTGTTAA
- a CDS encoding helix-turn-helix transcriptional regulator, with product MAAKTVGDRLKMLVRSLNLTHGDFSKQNGISLNSMSRYIKNKRSPDLDFLTKLAEQKSELELAPQW from the coding sequence ATGGCAGCCAAGACAGTCGGTGATCGACTCAAAATGCTGGTCAGATCGCTAAACCTGACTCACGGAGATTTTTCTAAACAAAATGGAATTTCACTGAATTCCATGAGCCGATATATCAAAAATAAACGCTCTCCAGACCTCGATTTTCTCACTAAACTGGCAGAGCAAAAAAGTGAACTTGAATTAGCTCCTCAGTGGTGA